The following proteins come from a genomic window of Nitrospira sp.:
- a CDS encoding ABC transporter, permease protein 1 (cluster 4, leucine/isoleucine/valine/benzoate), producing the protein MPGMFGANPPLMLIAIAIVMIAIVVFALMTAGY; encoded by the coding sequence ATGCCTGGAATGTTTGGTGCTAATCCTCCGCTCATGCTGATCGCTATTGCCATTGTCATGATTGCGATTGTGGTGTTTGCCCTGATGACGGCAGGCTATTAG
- a CDS encoding NAD(FAD)-utilizing dehydrogenase, giving the protein MTDDVVSVAVVGAGAAGLTGAIAAAETLAQDGYPGRVLLLDGVKQIGAKILVSGGGRCNVTHEVITPKDFFGNRNIIRNILAAFSVERTIAWFKSLGVDLKREPTGKLFPTTDDARTVLNALLDRARGVGVIIRPSHRVSEVTTSGTGFLVRHSRGTTQASRVMLATGGLALPRTGSDGFGYRLARGFGHRVTPTVPALVPLVLDRSMFHATLSGLSHDVELTTLWDGREVDRRTGSLLWTHFGISGPVVMDASRFWTLATNRGAQVDLYGNFAPGRTSEELKEWFVAQAAEHPRRSLARILSMLVPDRFAEFLCRHCSCDPLELMAQVARRDRERVLSTLTRFRFPIERDRGWNFAEVTAGGVPLEEINYRTMESKLVPGLYLIGEMLDCDGRIGGFNFQWAWTTGWLAGQSAARSFSATKVPPHSA; this is encoded by the coding sequence ATGACCGACGATGTGGTGAGCGTGGCCGTCGTGGGAGCCGGCGCCGCCGGACTGACCGGCGCAATCGCTGCGGCGGAAACGCTCGCACAAGACGGATACCCTGGGCGTGTGCTCTTGCTGGATGGGGTCAAGCAGATAGGGGCCAAAATTCTGGTCTCAGGCGGCGGGCGTTGCAACGTCACGCACGAGGTGATCACCCCAAAGGATTTTTTCGGGAATCGAAACATCATCAGAAATATTCTCGCGGCGTTTTCAGTGGAACGGACGATCGCATGGTTTAAGTCGTTAGGCGTTGATTTAAAGCGCGAACCGACGGGCAAGCTATTCCCAACTACCGACGACGCGCGCACGGTGCTTAATGCGTTGCTCGATCGTGCTCGAGGGGTCGGTGTCATCATCCGTCCAAGCCATCGTGTGAGCGAGGTCACGACGTCAGGCACAGGATTTCTGGTACGGCACAGTCGGGGTACGACACAGGCATCCCGGGTTATGCTCGCCACAGGCGGTCTGGCGTTGCCGAGGACCGGCAGCGATGGATTCGGATATCGACTGGCTCGTGGCTTTGGCCATCGCGTGACGCCGACCGTGCCGGCCCTCGTGCCTTTGGTACTCGATCGTTCTATGTTTCATGCAACGCTCTCGGGCCTGTCGCATGACGTGGAGCTGACCACCCTGTGGGATGGCCGAGAAGTCGATCGACGGACAGGGAGCCTGCTCTGGACCCATTTCGGGATCAGCGGTCCCGTGGTGATGGATGCCAGCCGCTTCTGGACCTTGGCGACGAACCGAGGTGCGCAGGTCGATCTTTACGGCAACTTTGCTCCAGGCCGGACATCAGAAGAATTGAAGGAATGGTTTGTGGCCCAAGCGGCTGAACATCCCAGGCGTTCACTGGCACGAATCCTATCGATGCTGGTCCCGGATCGATTTGCCGAATTTCTCTGCCGCCATTGTTCATGCGACCCGCTGGAACTCATGGCTCAGGTCGCGCGTCGTGACCGGGAGCGAGTACTGAGCACTCTGACGAGGTTCCGATTTCCTATTGAACGGGACCGCGGGTGGAACTTTGCGGAAGTCACGGCCGGCGGCGTGCCGTTGGAAGAAATCAACTATCGCACCATGGAGTCGAAGCTGGTTCCTGGACTCTATCTGATCGGGGAGATGCTCGATTGCGACGGACGCATCGGAGGGTTCAATTTTCAATGGGCTTGGACGACGGGCTGGTTGGCCGGTCAATCAGCGGCGAGGAGCTTTTCAGCCACGAAGGTTCCACCTCATAGTGCATGA
- a CDS encoding Exodeoxyribonuclease III, whose protein sequence is MARYLPPACCPARLLLGCADSFGAEVKIATFNVNSLRKRLPIVLEWLDRHQPDVLCLQETKVQDSEFPLLSLAPSGYEMTFRGMKSYNGVAILSRKKPEAVFYGFGDGGDPEDSRLLRVLIDGIPIVNTYVPQGFEINSPKYAYKLAWYERLRNYFNAHLSPQAPAIWCGDMNIAPRPMDVHSPEKHLNHVCYHEAARNAYEKTVAWGFHDVFVTLYPTRQQYTFWDYRAPSSLEANKGWRIDHMMATAPLAEKCVKADVDVEPRRAKEPSDHTFVWAEFSI, encoded by the coding sequence ATGGCTCGATACTTGCCGCCCGCTTGTTGCCCTGCACGGCTTTTGTTAGGATGCGCCGACTCATTTGGGGCTGAGGTGAAAATAGCGACATTCAACGTCAATTCATTGCGCAAGCGTTTGCCGATCGTGCTCGAATGGCTTGATCGACATCAGCCGGATGTTCTGTGCCTCCAAGAGACCAAGGTCCAGGATAGCGAATTTCCTTTGCTCTCGCTGGCACCGAGCGGGTATGAGATGACCTTTCGAGGAATGAAATCCTATAACGGGGTGGCGATCCTCAGCAGAAAGAAACCGGAAGCAGTGTTCTATGGATTCGGCGATGGAGGAGACCCCGAGGATTCTCGCTTGTTGAGAGTCCTCATCGACGGAATTCCCATCGTCAATACCTACGTGCCGCAGGGGTTTGAAATCAATTCGCCGAAGTATGCCTACAAGCTCGCCTGGTATGAACGGCTACGTAATTACTTCAATGCACATCTTTCACCGCAAGCTCCGGCTATCTGGTGCGGAGATATGAATATTGCTCCACGTCCCATGGACGTCCACAGTCCGGAGAAACATTTGAACCATGTCTGCTACCACGAAGCCGCGCGCAACGCGTATGAAAAAACGGTCGCCTGGGGATTTCACGATGTCTTTGTGACACTCTACCCGACACGCCAACAATATACATTCTGGGACTACCGTGCGCCGAGTTCATTGGAAGCCAATAAAGGATGGCGCATCGATCATATGATGGCCACGGCACCGCTGGCGGAAAAGTGCGTAAAGGCGGATGTGGACGTCGAGCCGCGGCGAGCGAAAGAGCCTTCAGACCATACCTTTGTGTGGGCTGAGTTTTCGATCTGA
- a CDS encoding Cytochrome c551 peroxidase — translation MELGRILFFDKRLSKNNTIACASCHIKEKGFTDGMPVSTGIHGLKGGRSAPVSFNRVYSKLNFWDGRAATLEAQSVGPFTNPIEHGFPNYDVMNAKMMKIPGYRKLFKQVFGDDNITTERVGMAIASFQRTVLSGNSAVDKYDIGGDQDALSDSAKRGLELFRGKARCTRCHSGFNFTDEKFHNIGIGWDTNTVDLGRYMITNTPEDIGAFKTPTLREIARTGPYMHDGRFKTLEEVVNFYNQGGIKNPHLDNTIIPLELTEEEKQDLVAMLKSLNGEGWQHVSAPKSFPK, via the coding sequence GTGGAGTTGGGCCGCATCCTATTCTTCGATAAGCGGTTATCAAAGAACAACACCATCGCCTGCGCCAGCTGCCATATAAAGGAGAAGGGATTTACAGACGGCATGCCGGTGTCGACCGGTATTCACGGTCTCAAGGGGGGCCGCAGCGCGCCTGTGTCATTCAATCGCGTCTATAGCAAACTGAATTTTTGGGATGGCCGGGCGGCGACATTGGAAGCTCAATCGGTCGGTCCGTTTACGAATCCGATCGAGCACGGCTTTCCCAACTACGATGTGATGAATGCGAAGATGATGAAAATCCCAGGCTACCGAAAACTCTTCAAGCAAGTCTTCGGCGATGACAATATCACGACGGAGAGGGTGGGCATGGCCATTGCCAGCTTTCAGCGGACCGTCTTGTCCGGTAACAGCGCGGTGGACAAGTATGATATCGGAGGAGATCAAGACGCGTTGAGCGACTCCGCGAAACGCGGCCTCGAGCTGTTCCGTGGGAAGGCTCGTTGCACCCGTTGTCATTCGGGATTCAACTTCACCGATGAGAAGTTTCATAACATAGGAATCGGCTGGGATACGAATACCGTGGATCTCGGTCGGTATATGATCACGAACACCCCCGAGGATATCGGAGCCTTCAAGACCCCGACGTTGCGCGAGATCGCCCGCACCGGTCCGTATATGCACGACGGGCGGTTCAAAACTCTGGAAGAGGTGGTGAATTTCTACAACCAGGGCGGGATTAAGAATCCGCATCTTGACAATACGATCATCCCGTTGGAACTGACGGAGGAAGAAAAGCAGGATTTGGTGGCCATGCTCAAGTCGCTCAATGGCGAGGGGTGGCAGCACGTCTCCGCGCCGAAGTCGTTTCCGAAGTAA
- a CDS encoding Integral membrane protein has protein sequence MPQSEWFAIDSSVALDGLKSLILLLTLIILRPLIVRWIARNPTLSMESKRRWVVTTRNSVVFAFLIGLVIIWAHELQAFAVSLVALAAAFVLATRELILCWSGAALRVGSKVFAVGDRIQIAGHRGVVLDHDAFATRLLEIGPGQSAHLYTGRVTIFPNSLLLTNTLIKENPEQEYGLYTLIVPLKNDDDWQKAEHSLLEAAKAECAPFMDEAARQMKLLEQTNLLEAPSPEPRITIQLPESGRVHLVLRFPAPDRGRSRIEQAILRRYLLQMNDQESLRRT, from the coding sequence GTGCCTCAAAGCGAGTGGTTTGCCATCGACAGCTCGGTCGCGTTGGATGGATTGAAGTCGCTGATCCTGTTGCTGACCTTGATCATCCTCAGGCCGCTGATCGTGCGTTGGATCGCCCGCAATCCGACGCTCTCGATGGAATCGAAACGCCGTTGGGTAGTCACGACCAGGAACTCGGTCGTCTTCGCGTTTCTTATCGGTCTCGTGATCATCTGGGCTCACGAACTGCAGGCCTTTGCCGTTTCGCTCGTCGCCTTGGCGGCGGCGTTCGTCCTGGCGACAAGAGAGCTGATCCTCTGCTGGAGCGGGGCGGCGCTTCGAGTCGGTAGCAAGGTCTTCGCCGTCGGTGATCGGATTCAAATCGCGGGCCACCGCGGAGTGGTGCTGGACCACGATGCCTTCGCGACAAGATTATTGGAAATCGGTCCCGGGCAATCCGCTCATTTGTACACCGGTCGCGTGACCATCTTTCCCAATAGTTTGCTGCTTACCAATACGTTGATCAAGGAAAATCCTGAGCAAGAGTACGGTCTCTACACGCTGATCGTTCCCCTCAAAAATGATGACGACTGGCAGAAAGCCGAGCACTCCCTCTTAGAGGCTGCGAAGGCGGAATGCGCGCCGTTCATGGATGAAGCCGCACGGCAGATGAAGCTGCTGGAGCAGACCAATCTGTTGGAAGCGCCTTCTCCGGAACCGCGCATCACCATTCAGTTGCCGGAATCCGGCAGAGTGCATCTCGTCCTTCGGTTTCCGGCACCGGATCGAGGACGGTCCCGTATTGAGCAGGCCATCCTCCGTCGGTATCTCCTACAGATGAACGATCAGGAATCATTACGCCGCACCTAA
- a CDS encoding Pterin-4-alpha-carbinolamine dehydratase, with translation MSLADNKCIPCRGGVPPLPNDRAQALLKELGPGWSLNGQGHLERLYTFKDFAQALAFVNRVGAVAEAEGHHPDLYLSWGKVKIEIWTHKINGLAESDFYLAAKADREFEPFRSASS, from the coding sequence ATGAGCCTTGCCGACAATAAATGTATTCCATGCCGTGGCGGGGTGCCGCCGTTGCCGAATGATCGCGCTCAGGCATTGCTGAAAGAACTGGGGCCAGGGTGGTCGCTTAACGGCCAAGGTCATCTAGAGCGGTTATACACCTTCAAAGACTTTGCGCAGGCGCTCGCGTTTGTGAACAGGGTCGGCGCGGTTGCAGAGGCAGAAGGCCATCATCCTGATTTGTATCTATCATGGGGAAAGGTCAAGATCGAGATCTGGACGCACAAGATTAACGGCCTGGCAGAGAGCGATTTCTACTTGGCGGCCAAAGCCGATCGGGAATTTGAGCCGTTTCGCTCTGCTTCAAGTTAA
- a CDS encoding Inositol-1-monophosphatase produces the protein MLIPHEPISHNTLLEAAVAASQEAGALLLQYARAGFRIEYKNPINLVTDADRAAEQCVIEYIRAHFPTHCLLAEERGRVEKARSPYLWIIDPLDGTTNFAHGYPAYCVSIGLEYEGRCVLGAIFDPTRNELFTAIEQRGAQLNGRPIHVSNTMTLDSSLLVTGFAYDIRETPRNNLDHFSNFALKAQGLRRTGSAALDLCYVAAGRFDGFWEVRLNPWDMAAGSVIVREAGGQLTDFSGKDLSIYGQELVASNGRIHEAMLAVLNQETP, from the coding sequence GTGCTGATTCCTCACGAACCAATCTCGCATAACACGCTCCTCGAAGCAGCGGTCGCCGCCAGCCAAGAAGCCGGCGCCTTGCTGCTCCAGTATGCCCGAGCCGGTTTCCGCATTGAATATAAGAACCCGATCAATCTAGTCACTGATGCCGACCGGGCTGCCGAGCAGTGTGTCATCGAATATATTCGAGCTCATTTTCCAACCCATTGCCTCTTGGCAGAAGAGCGAGGTCGCGTTGAAAAGGCGCGGTCGCCTTATCTGTGGATCATCGATCCGCTTGATGGAACAACCAATTTTGCGCATGGTTATCCAGCCTACTGTGTCTCCATCGGCCTCGAGTATGAGGGGCGCTGTGTGCTTGGCGCGATCTTTGATCCCACACGGAATGAACTGTTCACGGCCATTGAACAGCGGGGCGCGCAACTGAACGGTCGCCCCATCCATGTATCCAACACAATGACTCTTGACAGCAGCCTGCTGGTGACAGGCTTTGCCTACGACATCAGAGAAACGCCGCGAAATAATCTCGATCATTTTTCCAATTTTGCCCTCAAGGCTCAGGGGCTCCGGAGAACGGGGTCCGCAGCATTGGATCTCTGCTATGTGGCGGCAGGCCGCTTCGACGGATTCTGGGAGGTTCGGCTCAATCCATGGGATATGGCGGCCGGGTCAGTGATCGTGCGAGAAGCCGGGGGGCAGCTGACCGATTTCAGCGGGAAAGATCTTTCAATTTATGGACAGGAGCTCGTAGCAAGCAATGGACGGATCCACGAGGCGATGCTTGCAGTCCTCAACCAAGAGACCCCTTGA
- a CDS encoding UDP-3-O-[3-hydroxymyristoyl] N-acetylglucosamine deacetylase, translating into MRNQQTLASAVTCSGVGLHSGQSASITLRPAPPDTGVVFVNRRTNVDTYLSASIEHRAPTELCTAISGNGFQVQTIEHLLSALSGLHIDNVFIEVSASEVPVMDGSAAPFVRLIQSVGIVPQERKQPFLKIMAPIEVTDGSKHVRIEPSSTPRITYSIHYDHPLIKTQTYAYDCSADAFESEIAEARTFGFLYEVQALWARGLGKGGTLDNTVVLSNDGIINESGLRFEDEFVRHKILDLIGDFSLLGVPFIGHIVADRSGHALHTRLVQQILMQTEKWVLLNTEPSGAEKRSAAHALHLQPSVALQAS; encoded by the coding sequence GTGCGCAATCAACAAACTTTAGCATCGGCAGTAACCTGTTCTGGTGTGGGACTCCACTCTGGCCAGTCAGCGTCGATCACGCTACGGCCTGCTCCTCCTGACACCGGTGTGGTTTTTGTCAATCGCAGGACCAACGTTGATACGTATCTTTCCGCCTCCATTGAACACCGGGCCCCAACCGAATTATGCACGGCCATCAGCGGCAATGGGTTCCAGGTTCAGACAATAGAGCATCTGCTATCTGCGTTGTCAGGCCTCCATATCGACAATGTTTTCATCGAAGTATCGGCCAGTGAAGTACCGGTCATGGACGGAAGCGCCGCGCCGTTTGTTCGACTGATCCAATCCGTCGGTATAGTTCCACAGGAGCGGAAACAGCCATTCCTTAAAATTATGGCGCCGATTGAAGTGACTGATGGATCGAAACACGTTCGGATCGAACCGTCCTCAACTCCGAGAATCACCTACTCCATTCACTATGACCATCCTTTGATTAAGACGCAGACCTATGCGTACGATTGCTCAGCCGACGCATTCGAGAGTGAGATAGCCGAAGCCAGGACGTTTGGGTTTCTGTATGAAGTCCAGGCATTGTGGGCCCGAGGGCTCGGCAAGGGGGGAACCCTGGACAACACCGTTGTGCTGTCGAATGACGGGATCATCAATGAATCGGGCCTTCGATTCGAGGATGAGTTTGTGCGCCACAAGATTCTCGATCTGATCGGAGACTTTTCTCTTTTGGGAGTACCCTTCATCGGTCACATTGTCGCAGACCGATCGGGACATGCACTCCACACTCGGTTGGTGCAGCAGATTCTCATGCAAACGGAGAAATGGGTGCTTCTGAATACGGAGCCTTCAGGAGCAGAGAAGCGATCAGCCGCACACGCGCTTCACCTTCAGCCGTCCGTTGCACTTCAGGCTTCTTAG
- a CDS encoding Succinate dehydrogenase cytochrome b subunit, with protein sequence MTRHPNHFKSSVRSKVVIALSGLVLVSYVIFHMLGNLQVFEGAHALNSYAAFLRDMPILLWTVRIGLLSLAVLHIVLAIRLTLRNRRARPVAYAVREYRQASFASRTMAASGLVLLLFIIFHLLHLTAGVIDPSSADRLDAEGYRDVYGKIVHAFQNPFIAAFYLAGQLGLGLHLNHAVTSSLQTLGLEHAAFNRFFKAAGPTVALVVVLGNVAIILAVFLRIVHG encoded by the coding sequence ATGACGCGCCATCCTAATCATTTCAAATCTTCAGTCCGCAGTAAAGTCGTCATAGCCCTGAGCGGGTTGGTGCTCGTGAGCTATGTCATTTTTCACATGCTGGGAAATCTTCAGGTGTTCGAAGGGGCTCATGCGCTCAACAGCTATGCGGCGTTTCTTCGCGACATGCCAATTCTATTGTGGACAGTCCGGATTGGGTTGCTGAGCCTTGCGGTGCTCCACATCGTACTGGCGATCAGGTTAACCTTGCGAAATCGTCGTGCTCGTCCGGTCGCCTATGCGGTCCGTGAGTATCGCCAAGCATCTTTTGCGTCCCGCACCATGGCCGCCTCCGGCCTTGTGCTCTTGCTCTTCATCATATTCCACCTGTTGCATTTGACGGCCGGCGTCATCGATCCCTCTTCTGCCGACCGCCTCGATGCCGAAGGATATCGTGATGTCTATGGGAAAATAGTCCATGCCTTCCAGAATCCATTCATCGCGGCGTTCTACTTGGCGGGCCAGCTTGGATTGGGCTTGCATCTGAACCATGCCGTCACCAGCAGTTTGCAGACATTGGGACTGGAACATGCCGCATTCAACCGATTCTTCAAGGCCGCTGGTCCCACGGTCGCGTTGGTGGTGGTCCTGGGCAATGTCGCCATCATCCTAGCCGTCTTCTTGAGGATCGTGCACGGATGA
- a CDS encoding Succinate dehydrogenase flavoprotein subunit, with the protein MMKLDPKIPPGPLETKWDRRRFSEKLVSPNNKRKFTVIVVGTGLAGASAASTLGQLGYQVECFCFQDSPRRAHSIAAQGGINAAKNYQDDGDSIGRLFYDTIKGGDFRSREANVYRLAQVSTQIIDQCVALGIPFAREYGGQLANRSFGGVQVSRTFYCRGQTGQQLLLGAYSALCWQIDRGQVIMRPRTEMLDLVVVDGRARGIVVRDLVTGRLSVHTAHAVVLATGGYSNVYYLSTNASGSNVTATYRAWKQGAAFANPCFTQIHPTAIPPGDAYQAKLTLMSESLRNDGRLWVPKMARDHRSSEDIPEAERDYFLERRYPRFGNLAPRDLASRAVKAVCDEGRGVGPGGHGVYLDFADVLEQEGHEVVRERYGNLFDMYLRITGEDAYHAPMRIYPAPHYTMGGLWVDYNLMSTIPGLFVIGEANFADHGANRLGASSLMQGLADGYFILPYTIGHYLATATLSSVGEDHRESRAGLQRVTSRLGRLLNIRGRRTAASFHREVGKLLWNHCGMSRNEDGLKSALTSIPLLREEFWQNVMVPGAGETFNQELEYAGRVADYLEFAELLCHDALHREESCGAHFREEYQTDDGEPQRDDGRFAHVAAWEYRDGASPILHKEPLTFEFVQPTTRSYQ; encoded by the coding sequence ATGATGAAACTTGATCCAAAAATTCCTCCGGGCCCGCTGGAAACCAAATGGGACCGGCGACGGTTCAGCGAAAAATTGGTGAGCCCCAATAACAAGCGAAAATTTACGGTCATCGTCGTCGGCACCGGCCTGGCGGGAGCGAGCGCCGCCTCGACCTTGGGACAGCTCGGCTATCAGGTGGAGTGCTTTTGTTTTCAGGATAGTCCGCGACGCGCCCACAGCATTGCGGCACAGGGAGGAATCAATGCGGCCAAGAATTACCAAGACGACGGAGACAGTATAGGCCGACTGTTCTATGACACGATCAAAGGTGGAGACTTCCGTTCTCGAGAGGCCAATGTGTACCGACTCGCCCAGGTGAGTACACAAATTATCGATCAATGTGTGGCGCTCGGCATCCCGTTTGCCAGGGAGTACGGCGGGCAATTGGCGAATCGATCCTTCGGGGGCGTCCAAGTCTCGCGGACCTTCTACTGTCGAGGACAGACAGGACAACAACTTCTCTTGGGGGCCTATTCGGCGCTCTGCTGGCAGATTGATCGAGGACAGGTCATCATGCGCCCACGCACCGAAATGCTCGACCTTGTCGTGGTCGACGGACGGGCACGAGGAATTGTGGTGCGCGATCTTGTCACCGGAAGGCTCAGTGTTCATACGGCTCATGCCGTGGTTCTGGCGACCGGCGGCTACAGCAATGTGTATTATCTATCGACCAACGCGAGCGGCAGCAACGTGACGGCCACTTATCGCGCATGGAAGCAGGGCGCCGCATTCGCGAACCCTTGTTTTACGCAAATCCACCCCACCGCGATTCCGCCGGGAGATGCGTATCAAGCCAAGTTGACATTGATGTCCGAATCGCTTCGCAACGACGGGCGATTGTGGGTTCCAAAGATGGCGAGAGATCACCGGTCTTCCGAGGATATTCCCGAGGCGGAACGCGACTACTTTCTGGAGCGTCGATACCCACGTTTCGGAAATCTCGCACCACGAGATCTCGCATCCCGTGCCGTGAAGGCCGTGTGCGACGAAGGCCGCGGCGTCGGTCCGGGCGGACACGGGGTGTACCTGGATTTTGCCGATGTGCTCGAACAAGAAGGACACGAGGTTGTGCGTGAGCGCTACGGCAACCTCTTCGACATGTATCTGCGAATTACCGGGGAGGATGCCTACCACGCACCCATGCGAATTTATCCGGCGCCGCACTATACGATGGGAGGCCTGTGGGTGGATTACAATCTCATGAGTACCATCCCGGGACTCTTCGTAATCGGCGAAGCGAATTTCGCGGACCATGGAGCGAACCGGCTTGGCGCCAGCTCTCTCATGCAGGGACTTGCCGATGGCTATTTCATCCTGCCGTATACGATCGGTCATTATTTGGCGACGGCCACGCTCTCGTCTGTGGGGGAGGATCACCGGGAATCGCGGGCGGGTCTCCAGCGCGTGACGAGTCGGCTCGGCCGTCTTCTGAATATCAGGGGGCGTCGAACGGCCGCCTCGTTTCATCGGGAAGTCGGCAAGTTGTTGTGGAATCATTGCGGCATGTCCCGCAATGAGGACGGGCTCAAATCAGCGCTGACGTCGATTCCGTTGCTCCGGGAAGAATTCTGGCAGAATGTGATGGTGCCAGGAGCAGGAGAGACCTTCAACCAAGAGTTGGAGTATGCGGGACGAGTGGCGGACTATCTCGAATTTGCCGAACTGCTCTGTCACGATGCGTTGCATCGGGAGGAGTCATGCGGAGCGCACTTCCGAGAAGAATATCAGACGGACGACGGCGAGCCGCAACGTGACGACGGCCGGTTCGCGCATGTGGCCGCATGGGAATACCGAGACGGGGCATCGCCCATCTTGCACAAGGAGCCTCTGACCTTCGAGTTTGTACAACCGACAACGAGAAGTTATCAGTAG
- a CDS encoding Succinate dehydrogenase iron-sulfur protein: MKFTLNIWRQKGPDEGGRFVTYEAHDVSSGMSFLEMLDGVNQGLIAKGEEPIAFEQDCREGICGSCSLVINGIPHGPDRGITTCQLYMRRFSDRAVITIEPWRARAFPIIKDLVVDRRALDRVMQAGGYISVHTGGAVDGNVLLISKDQAEIAMDAASCIGCGACVAACKNASAMLFVAAKVSHLALLPQGKPERTRRVQTMLEAMDREGFGSCGNQNECEAVCPKRISVRFIARLNREYLRAGVVESSFPAEPESPHAEST, translated from the coding sequence ATGAAATTCACGTTGAACATTTGGCGGCAGAAGGGTCCTGATGAGGGAGGCCGGTTTGTGACGTATGAGGCTCATGACGTGAGCTCCGGCATGTCGTTCCTGGAAATGCTCGACGGTGTGAACCAGGGATTGATCGCCAAGGGAGAAGAGCCGATAGCGTTCGAGCAGGATTGCCGTGAAGGGATATGTGGAAGTTGCTCGCTCGTAATTAATGGCATCCCGCATGGTCCGGATCGCGGCATTACCACCTGTCAGTTGTACATGCGGCGGTTTTCCGACCGAGCCGTCATCACAATTGAGCCATGGCGCGCGCGAGCGTTTCCCATTATCAAGGACCTGGTGGTGGATCGCCGAGCGTTGGATCGGGTCATGCAGGCCGGGGGGTACATCTCCGTCCATACCGGTGGAGCGGTGGACGGAAACGTCCTGTTAATCAGCAAGGACCAGGCAGAAATCGCGATGGATGCCGCGTCCTGTATCGGCTGTGGGGCTTGTGTGGCGGCGTGCAAAAATGCATCGGCCATGCTGTTTGTGGCGGCCAAGGTGTCTCACTTGGCGCTCTTGCCGCAAGGAAAGCCTGAACGTACCCGGCGGGTGCAGACGATGCTGGAAGCCATGGATCGAGAAGGATTCGGTTCCTGCGGCAATCAAAACGAGTGTGAAGCCGTCTGTCCGAAACGCATCAGCGTCCGTTTCATCGCCAGGCTCAATCGCGAATATCTCCGGGCCGGTGTCGTCGAATCGAGCTTTCCCGCTGAGCCGGAATCTCCCCATGCAGAGTCCACTTAG
- a CDS encoding LemA family protein gives MGRIWREKSLITVVMIGILSVSGCGYNDLQGLDEDTKAAWSEVINQYQRRADLIPNLVATVKGYAAHEKETLESVVHARAKATGMQVTPEVLKDPAAFEAFQNAQAGLTSALGRLIAIAENYPNLKADQNFRDLQSQLEGTENRITVARKRYIDRVAEYNKMVRYFPTNLTAKLLHLEERPNFTVADENTVAKPPEVKF, from the coding sequence ATGGGGCGTATTTGGCGGGAAAAATCTCTGATCACCGTCGTGATGATCGGGATATTGTCTGTGTCCGGTTGCGGTTACAACGATCTCCAAGGCCTGGACGAAGATACGAAGGCGGCGTGGAGTGAAGTGATCAATCAATACCAGCGGCGTGCCGATCTCATTCCCAATCTTGTCGCGACGGTCAAGGGATACGCGGCCCATGAAAAAGAGACGCTTGAGAGCGTCGTACACGCCCGAGCCAAGGCAACGGGGATGCAAGTGACGCCCGAGGTACTAAAAGATCCAGCCGCATTCGAGGCATTTCAAAATGCCCAAGCCGGTCTGACATCGGCGCTAGGCCGGCTGATCGCCATTGCCGAAAATTATCCCAACCTGAAAGCCGACCAAAATTTCAGGGATCTCCAAAGTCAGCTGGAAGGGACGGAAAACCGGATTACCGTGGCGCGTAAGCGGTACATCGACCGAGTCGCGGAATACAACAAGATGGTCCGGTATTTCCCGACCAACCTCACAGCGAAGCTACTGCACCTGGAAGAGCGACCCAACTTTACGGTTGCCGATGAGAACACTGTAGCAAAACCGCCTGAAGTCAAATTTTAG